A window of the Ipomoea triloba cultivar NCNSP0323 chromosome 14, ASM357664v1 genome harbors these coding sequences:
- the LOC116003894 gene encoding beta-D-glucosyl crocetin beta-1,6-glucosyltransferase-like: MGEEDRRVSVLMFPFLAHGHIIPYLGLAKNLSDRGFLIHLCSTPIILVSVKKMIPEKYLDSIRLVELHLPELPGLPPSCHTTNGLPRDLQPTLFKALKMSKPNFAKIMETLTPDLLVFDFLQVWAEGVARALNIPAVSFYNVSAATSSYIRFAIRNPGSEYPFQPLRLKGYSEAIFRAAFSHLKFGERDSMPNPHMVLVRSSMEMEPKYIEFYSQFIGCKVVPIGLLAQDLEEQMEKPHHDKMELLEWLWKKEEGSVVYISFGSEYFLSREDIVEIAHGLELVGSNVSFIWVLRFPHGEQVSAEDSLPKGFLKRIGESGRIVEGWAPQVEILNHPSVGGFLTHCGWNSIMETLNFAVPIIAMPMHSDQSVNAKLLVEMGLAVEITRDDDTHRLCREVIARTVKEAIGGKSGEGLKTRVKDMSKRLKMKQKEEMDAAAMELRKLCVTPHG; this comes from the coding sequence ATGGGTGAAGAAGATAGAAGGGTGAGTGTGTTGATGTTCCCATTTTTGGCTCATGGTCACATAATTCCATACCTAGGACTAGCCAAGAATCTCTCCGACAGGGGTTTCTTGATTCACCTATGTTCCACACCCATCATCCTCGTCTCCGTCAAGAAAATGATACCGGAAAAGTACTTGGATTCAATCCGGCTAGTGGAGCTCCACCTGCCGGAGCTGCCTGGCCTCCCACCGTCTTGCCACACCACAAACGGCCTCCCACGCGACCTACAACCCACGCTCTTCAAGGCCTTAAAAATGTCAAAGCCCAATTTCGCGAAAATCATGGAAACCCTAACCCCGGATTTGCTGGTGTTCGACTTCCTCCAAGTGTGGGCGGAGGGGGTGGCGCGTGCACTCAACATCCCCGCCGTCAGTTTCTACAACGTCTCCGCCGCCACCTCCTCTTACATCCGCTTTGCCATTAGGAATCCCGGCTCCGAATACCCTTTCCAACCCCTTCGCCTTAAAGGCTACTCAGAAGCTATATTCCGCGCCGCTTTCAGTCATCTCAAGTTCGGCGAGAGAGACTCTATGCCAAATCCACATATGGTGTTGGTAAGAAGCTCCATGGAAATGGAACCCAAATACATAGAATTCTACTCTCAATTCATTGGCTGCAAAGTTGTGCCCATTGGACTATTAGCCCAGGATCTGGAGGAGCAGATGGAGAAACCCCATCACGACAAAATGGAGCTCTTGGAGTGGCTGTGGAAGAAAGAAGAGGGTTCTGTGGTATACATTTCGTTCGGGAGTGAGTATTTCTTGTCAAGGGAAGACATAGTGGAGATAGCTCATGGATTGGAGCTTGTTGGTAGCAATGTGAGCTTCATATGGGTGCTTAGATTTCCGCATGGTGAGCAGGTGAGCGCTGAAGATTCACTCCCAAAAGGGTTTTTGAAGAGGATAGGGGAGAGTGGGAGAATAGTGGAAGGATGGGCGCCTCAGGTGGAGATTCTGAACCACCCGAGCGTGGGCGGGTTTCTGACTCACTGTGGGTGGAACTCCATAATGGAGACCTTGAATTTTGCGGTTCCCATCATCGCCATGCCCATGCACTCTGACCAGTCCGTCAACGCTAAGCTCTTGGTGGAGATGGGGCTGGCAGTGGAGATCACCAGAGATGATGACACCCACAGGCTTTGCAGGGAGGTGATTGCAAGAACTGTGAAGGAGGCCATTGGTGGGAAGAGTGGGGAGGGTTTGAAGACTAGGGTTAAGGATATGAGCAAGAGATTGAAGATGAAACAGAAGGAGGAGATGGATGCTGCTGCCATGGAGTTGAGAAAACTCTGCGTCACTCCACATGGGTAG